One Microbacterium esteraromaticum genomic window carries:
- a CDS encoding M57 family metalloprotease codes for MRITRTFALAATAVVALGIGAMAPAASAAPAASSGDTPTYQEFAASTYRDVDGGYVVNGDELVSTQGDLRSFYDSLLGPDSMTDGLIVNTVNGVDDKWSASQVGNLTYCVSTKFGARHADVVAAMASGAALWESASSKVDFVYVSSADSSCTTRNKSVLFSVEPVQTSQYIARAFFPSSPDRQMNVLIDDSIWTSGSWTPTNIIGHELGHTLGFRHEHTRPESGTCFEDNNWRPLTPYDSSSIMHYPQCNGSSDDLSMTSSDRAGVVALYGS; via the coding sequence GACCGCGGTCGTCGCGCTCGGCATCGGCGCCATGGCGCCGGCCGCCAGCGCCGCCCCTGCGGCGAGCAGCGGAGACACCCCGACCTACCAGGAGTTCGCGGCGTCGACCTATCGCGACGTCGACGGCGGCTACGTCGTCAACGGTGACGAGCTCGTCTCGACCCAGGGCGACCTGAGGAGCTTCTACGACAGCCTCCTCGGCCCCGACTCGATGACCGACGGTCTGATCGTGAACACGGTGAACGGCGTCGACGACAAGTGGTCGGCGTCGCAGGTCGGCAACCTGACCTACTGCGTCAGCACCAAGTTCGGTGCTCGTCACGCCGACGTGGTCGCGGCGATGGCCAGCGGCGCGGCACTGTGGGAGTCGGCGTCGTCGAAGGTGGACTTCGTCTACGTGAGCAGCGCCGACAGCAGCTGCACCACCCGCAACAAGTCGGTGCTGTTCTCGGTCGAGCCGGTGCAGACCTCGCAGTACATCGCACGGGCGTTCTTCCCGAGCAGCCCCGACCGTCAGATGAACGTGCTGATCGACGACTCCATCTGGACGTCGGGTTCGTGGACCCCCACGAACATCATCGGCCACGAGCTCGGCCACACGCTGGGCTTCCGCCACGAGCACACCCGCCCCGAGTCGGGCACCTGCTTCGAGGACAACAACTGGCGTCCGCTGACCCCGTACGACTCGTCGTCGATCATGCACTACCCGCAGTGCAACGGCTCGTCCGACGACCTGTCGATGACCAGCTCCGACCGCGCCGGCGTCGTGGCGCTCTACGGCAGCTGA